A region from the Panicum hallii strain FIL2 chromosome 1, PHallii_v3.1, whole genome shotgun sequence genome encodes:
- the LOC112891699 gene encoding CASP-like protein 4A1 gives MALEAQASPLPSPRRSPPRAPGAAEGAGAGADPPALTSARETAGDEWPDPENPPAVATLPRSPPAADLSTAVVVAARHHAAAAKYVPPRAASRTADPDPGRSAGWYSWSGRRSAPPPRRARPDPPLPRRQRPAEVPPHPQAPAPAPVRAPAPAPVRAPAPPPAPAPAPAPAPAPAHATTPAQFGSADRVVPNILSRKRRVAAMQRAALVARGAAAGLCLAALAVLAADSGKGWARDSYSNYSQFRYSEAVNVIGFVYSVFQFAVLVGLMRKNKHLVPHPKRDLFDFTMDQVLAYLLISSSSSATARVGDLIDNWGSDPFPSMANGSIAISFMAFIVFAICSLISAYNLFRRDM, from the exons ATGGCGCTCGAGGCGCAGGCCTCCCCGTTGccctcgccgcgccgctccccgccgcgcgcgccggggGCAGCCGAAGGCGCCGGGGCGGGGGCGGATCCTCCGGCGCTGACGTCGGCGCGGGAGACGGCGGGGGACGAGTGGCCGGACCCGGAGAATCCCCCCGCCGTCGCCACGCTGCCACGCTCCCCTCCCGCGGCGGACCTCTccaccgccgtcgtcgtcgccgcgcGGCACCACGCGGCGGCCGCCAAGTAcgtgccgccgcgcgccgcgtcaCGCACCGCTGACCCGGACCCTGGCCGCTCTGCGGGGTGGTACTCGTGGAGCGGCCGCCGCAGCGCGCCTCCTCCCCGTCGCGCTCGCCCCGatccgccgctgccgcggcgACAGCGCCCGGCGGAAGTGCCGCCGCACCCGCAGGCGCCGGCTCCTGCTCCCGTCCGCGCTCCGGCTCCTGCTCCCGTCCGCGCTCCGGCTCCACCCCCGgccccagccccagccccagcacctgcccctgcccctgcccACGCCACCACCCCGGCTCAGTTTGGGTCGGCTGACCGGGTGGTGCCCAACATCCTGTCGCGCAAGCGGCGGGTCGCGGCGATGCAGCGCGCCGCGCTGGTGGCGAGGGGCGCGGCCGCGGGGCTCTGCCTGGCCGCGCTCGCGGTGCTCGCCGCTGACTCCGGCAAGGGCTGGGCCCGCGACTCCTACAGCAACTACAGCCAGTTCCG GTATTCGGAGGCGGTGAACGTGATCGGCTTCGTGTATTCGGTGTTCCAGTTCGCTGTGCTGGTCGGGCTCATGAGGAAGAACAAGCATTTGGTTCCCCATCCCAAGCGTGATCTCTTCGACTTCACCATGGATCAG GTGCTGGCATACCTTTtgatatcatcatcatcatcagcgACTGCCCGAGTAGGTGACCTGATTGACAACTGGGGAAGCGACCCCTTCCCGAGCATGGCGAACGGCTCCATCGCTATATCTTTCATGGCTTTCATAGTTTTTGCCATCTGCTCCCTCATCTCCGCGTACAATCTGTTTCGCCGAGACATGTAG
- the LOC112890152 gene encoding mitogen-activated protein kinase 13-like isoform X2, with the protein MRYGRTLDMEFFTEYGEASQFQIQEVIGKGSYGVVAAAIDTHTGERVAIKKIKDVFENVSDAARILREIKLLRLLRHPNIVQIKHIMLPPTRREFRDIYVVFELMESDLHQVIKANDNLTPEHHRFFLYQLLCALKYIHAAHVFHRDLKPRNILANSDSKLKICDFGLARASFNDSPSAIFWTDYVATRWYRAPELCGSFFSNYTPAIDIWSIGCIFAEVLTGTPLFPGRNVVHQLDLITDLLGTPSMESLSQICSDKARKYLIGMPRKPHIPFSHKFHNADPFALRLLERLLAFDPKDRPTAEEALADPYFRGLAKLECEPSAQPISKLDFEFEGRKLTKEDVREMIYREILEYHPQMLQEYIEGEEQIHFLYPSGVDRFQRQFAHLEETYRRGVASTPLRRQPTSLPRERVCSSEDGHNQDSGSEKGRAASYVARTTISPPRSQEEQHKHHQSSYHSGDSISCAKSYLKSAANISSSRRGIKGNKGPKENGISEDEKEEVVHELLDKVPRVLS; encoded by the exons ATGAGATATGGGAG AACACTGGACATGGAGTTCTTCACAGAGTATGGGGAGGCGAGCCAGTTTCAGATCCAAGAGGTCATTGGCAAGGGGAGCTATGGGGTAGTTGCTGCTGCAATTGATACTCACACTGGGGAGCGGGTTGCGATAAAAAAGATAAAGGATGTTTTTGAGAATGTCTCAGATGCTGCTCGCATTTTGCGGGAAATCAAGCTTCTTCGGCTGCTTCGCCACCCAAACATAGTCCAGATCAAACACATTATGTTGCCCCCTACCCGAAGGGAGTTCAGAGATATCTATGTTGTTTTTGAGCTCATGGAGTCTGACCTGCATCAAGTGATCAAAGCAAATGATAACCTGACTCCAGAGCATCACCGTTTTTTCTTGTACCAACTCCTTTGTGCTCTCAAGTACATCCATGCAG CCCATGTATTTCATCGTGATTTAAAGCCCAGGAACATACTGGCCAATTCAGACAGCAAATTAAAGATTTGTGACTTTGGACTTGCACGTGCATCATTTAATGACTCCCCTTCAGCTATCTTTTGGACA GATTATGTGGCTACAAGGTGGTACCGAGCTCCTGAATTATGTGGCTCCTTTTTCTCCAAT TACACCCCTGCAATTGATATTTGGAGTATAGGGTGCATATTTGCTGAAGTTCTCACTGGAACTCCATTATTTCCTGGGAGGAATGTTGTGCACCAACTAGATTTAATAACAGACCTCCTTGGAACACCATCAATGGAATCTTTATCCCAG ATTTGCAGTGACAAGGCCAGGAAATATTTAATTGGCATGCCGAGGAAGCCCCATATTCCCTTTTCTCATAAGTTCCATAACGCTGATCCTTTTGCTCTCCGCTTGCTAGAGCGTTTACTTGCATTTGACCCTAAAGATCGGCCTACTGCTGAAGAG GCTTTAGCTGATCCATATTTTAGAGGCCTTGCTAAATTAGAATGTGAGCCTTCAGCACAACCAATTTCAAAGCTTGACTTTGAATTTGAGGGAAGAAAACTAACAAAGGAAGATGTGAGAGAAATGATATATCGGGAG ATTTTGGAGTACCATCCACAGATGCTTCAGGAGTACATTGAAGGTGAAGAACAGATTCACTTCCTATACCCAAG TGGTGTTGATCGCTTCCAGCGACAGTTTGCTCATCTTGAGGAAACCTACAGAAGAGGAGTAGCGAGTACTCCGCTGCGGAGGCAGCCTACATCTTTGCCAAG GGAGAGAGTCTGTTCATCAGAAGATGGCCATAATCAGGACTCCGGCAGCGAAAAGGGAAGAGCAGCATCCTATGTTGCCCGAACAACCATAAGCCCCCCAAGATCACAAGAAGAGCAGCATAAGCATCATCAATCTTCCTATCACAGCGGCGATTCCATCTCCTGTGCAAAGAGCTATCTGAAGAGTGCTGCTAACATCAGTTCTTCTAGACGTGGCATCAAAGGGAATAAAGGCCCAAAG GAGAATGGAATCTCCGAGGACGAGAAAGAGGAGGTGGTTCATGAACTATTAGACAAGGTACCCAGGGTGCTCTCCTAG
- the LOC112892996 gene encoding uncharacterized protein LOC112892996 has translation MSAMAAAAPRPRLDSVLSFGDAMPGAGADRPAADDELATLASSDAGSEYDYDDDDAAGFEFAFAPPLAAPGSSAGDVLDLASADDLFAHGRILPAYPVFDRHLLESDGEAAPAPAAPQASSTAPTSPDTYCAWAPRSAPGSPTRDPAPPFPKSASTGEARRFWRLRGLVSGGGGRSHSDGKEKFVFLQPTTPSKTAGNKTTVDGDSRRPAAKPSAPLQKQSKKKSSKAAGAAATEMDMATAHKLFYGKPGGGALAGDRRQQQQQSYLPYRPGIVGFFTAAHALGRSHHPY, from the coding sequence ATGTccgcgatggcggcggcggcgcctcgcccgCGCCTCGACTCCGTCCTCAGCTTCGGCGACGCCAtgcccggcgccggcgccgaccgCCCGGCCGCGGACGACGAGCTCGCCACGCTCGCCTCCTCCGACGCTGGCAGCGAATACGactacgacgacgacgacgccgcgGGGTTCGAGTTCGCCTTCGCGCCCCCGCTCGCGGCGCCTGGGAGCAGCGCCGGGGACGTCCTGGACCTCGCGTCGGCCGACGACCTCTTCGCGCACGGCCGCATCCTCCCGGCGTACCCGGTCTTCGACCGCCACCTCCTCGAAAGCGACGGCgaggccgcgccggcgccggccgcgccgcaGGCCTCCTCCACGGCGCCGACCTCGCCGGACACCTACTGTGCGTGGGCGCCGCGGTCCGCGCCGGGCTCCCCGACGCGGGACCCGGCCCCGCCGTTCCCCAAGTCCGCCTCCACGGGGGAGGCGCGCCGCTTCTGGCGCCTCCGCGGCCTCgtgtccggcggcggcggccgctccCACAGCGACGGCAAGGAGAAGTTCGTGTTCCTCCAGCCTACCACGCCGTCCAAAACGGCCGGGAACAAGACGACGGTGGACGGCGACAGCAGGCGGCCGGCTGCCAAGCCGTCGGCGCCCCTGCAGAAGCAGAGCAAGAAGAAGAGCAGCAAGGCCGCCGGCGCTGCAGCGACCGAGATGGACATGGCCACCGCGCACAAGCTCTTCTACGGCaagccgggcggcggcgcgctcgccggcgacaggaggcagcagcagcagcagtcctACCTCCCCTACCGCCCGGGGATCGTCGGCTTCTTCACCGCCGCGCACGCCCTCGGCCGCTCGCACCACCCCTACTAG
- the LOC112890152 gene encoding mitogen-activated protein kinase 13-like isoform X1 translates to MRPHLDCSWPLLAPGRTLDMEFFTEYGEASQFQIQEVIGKGSYGVVAAAIDTHTGERVAIKKIKDVFENVSDAARILREIKLLRLLRHPNIVQIKHIMLPPTRREFRDIYVVFELMESDLHQVIKANDNLTPEHHRFFLYQLLCALKYIHAAHVFHRDLKPRNILANSDSKLKICDFGLARASFNDSPSAIFWTDYVATRWYRAPELCGSFFSNYTPAIDIWSIGCIFAEVLTGTPLFPGRNVVHQLDLITDLLGTPSMESLSQICSDKARKYLIGMPRKPHIPFSHKFHNADPFALRLLERLLAFDPKDRPTAEEALADPYFRGLAKLECEPSAQPISKLDFEFEGRKLTKEDVREMIYREILEYHPQMLQEYIEGEEQIHFLYPSGVDRFQRQFAHLEETYRRGVASTPLRRQPTSLPRERVCSSEDGHNQDSGSEKGRAASYVARTTISPPRSQEEQHKHHQSSYHSGDSISCAKSYLKSAANISSSRRGIKGNKGPKENGISEDEKEEVVHELLDKVPRVLS, encoded by the exons AACACTGGACATGGAGTTCTTCACAGAGTATGGGGAGGCGAGCCAGTTTCAGATCCAAGAGGTCATTGGCAAGGGGAGCTATGGGGTAGTTGCTGCTGCAATTGATACTCACACTGGGGAGCGGGTTGCGATAAAAAAGATAAAGGATGTTTTTGAGAATGTCTCAGATGCTGCTCGCATTTTGCGGGAAATCAAGCTTCTTCGGCTGCTTCGCCACCCAAACATAGTCCAGATCAAACACATTATGTTGCCCCCTACCCGAAGGGAGTTCAGAGATATCTATGTTGTTTTTGAGCTCATGGAGTCTGACCTGCATCAAGTGATCAAAGCAAATGATAACCTGACTCCAGAGCATCACCGTTTTTTCTTGTACCAACTCCTTTGTGCTCTCAAGTACATCCATGCAG CCCATGTATTTCATCGTGATTTAAAGCCCAGGAACATACTGGCCAATTCAGACAGCAAATTAAAGATTTGTGACTTTGGACTTGCACGTGCATCATTTAATGACTCCCCTTCAGCTATCTTTTGGACA GATTATGTGGCTACAAGGTGGTACCGAGCTCCTGAATTATGTGGCTCCTTTTTCTCCAAT TACACCCCTGCAATTGATATTTGGAGTATAGGGTGCATATTTGCTGAAGTTCTCACTGGAACTCCATTATTTCCTGGGAGGAATGTTGTGCACCAACTAGATTTAATAACAGACCTCCTTGGAACACCATCAATGGAATCTTTATCCCAG ATTTGCAGTGACAAGGCCAGGAAATATTTAATTGGCATGCCGAGGAAGCCCCATATTCCCTTTTCTCATAAGTTCCATAACGCTGATCCTTTTGCTCTCCGCTTGCTAGAGCGTTTACTTGCATTTGACCCTAAAGATCGGCCTACTGCTGAAGAG GCTTTAGCTGATCCATATTTTAGAGGCCTTGCTAAATTAGAATGTGAGCCTTCAGCACAACCAATTTCAAAGCTTGACTTTGAATTTGAGGGAAGAAAACTAACAAAGGAAGATGTGAGAGAAATGATATATCGGGAG ATTTTGGAGTACCATCCACAGATGCTTCAGGAGTACATTGAAGGTGAAGAACAGATTCACTTCCTATACCCAAG TGGTGTTGATCGCTTCCAGCGACAGTTTGCTCATCTTGAGGAAACCTACAGAAGAGGAGTAGCGAGTACTCCGCTGCGGAGGCAGCCTACATCTTTGCCAAG GGAGAGAGTCTGTTCATCAGAAGATGGCCATAATCAGGACTCCGGCAGCGAAAAGGGAAGAGCAGCATCCTATGTTGCCCGAACAACCATAAGCCCCCCAAGATCACAAGAAGAGCAGCATAAGCATCATCAATCTTCCTATCACAGCGGCGATTCCATCTCCTGTGCAAAGAGCTATCTGAAGAGTGCTGCTAACATCAGTTCTTCTAGACGTGGCATCAAAGGGAATAAAGGCCCAAAG GAGAATGGAATCTCCGAGGACGAGAAAGAGGAGGTGGTTCATGAACTATTAGACAAGGTACCCAGGGTGCTCTCCTAG
- the LOC112891685 gene encoding L-aspartate oxidase, chloroplastic — translation MANLTSAFASLQCAGAMHVGKVHMQASGLPFLSFRRCAQLDISRLGSMPRFMGATSATVSQQHVRHRVRAIRASTLSCFQDDTTKFFDFVVIGSGVAGLRYALEVSKHGSVAIITKAEPHESNTNYAQGGVSAVLCPSDSVESHMKDTIVAGAYLCDEETVRIVCTEGPERVKELIAMGASFDHGEDGRLHLAREGGHSHNRIVHSADMTGREIERALLQAVDNDDNISLFGHHFAIDLLTCQKNGEIHCYGADSIDIETQKVVRFISKVTLLASGGAGHIYPTTTNPPVATGDGIAMSHRAQAVISNMEFVQFHPTALSDEGLPIKPTTKRENAFLITEAVRGDGGILYNQSMERFMPLYDDRAELAPRDVVARSIDDQLKKRGENYVLLDISHKPRDKVLAHFPNIAAECLRYGLDITRQPIPVVPAAHYMCGGVRAGLQGETNVKGLYVAGEVACTGLHGANRLASNSLLEALVFARRAVQPSIDHMVDADAGASLAARWARPTLPSPSALGGGALSDIVSRTRQTRTELQTVMWEYVGIVRSTGRLKQAEWKIGDLESEWEEFLFRRGWTPTMVGIEACEMRNLFCCAKLVVKSALARRESRGLHFTEDFPYLEESRRKPTVIFPAAVQELTWSSKPLQRQLQCK, via the exons ATGGCGAACCTGACCAGCGCCTTTGCAAGCCTACAATGCGCAGGGGCGATGCATGTCGGCAAAGTGCACATGCAAGCTTCTGGACTGCCATTTCTCTCTTTCAGAAGATGCGCCCAGCTTGATATCTCCAG ACTAGGTAGCATGCCTCGTTTCATGGGTGCAACATCTGCTACTGTCTCCCAACAACATGTGAGGCACAGGGTCAGGGCCATCAGAGCCTCTACTCTCTCGTGCTTTCAAGACGACACCACAAAATTCTTTGATTTCGTGGTTATTGGCAGTGGTGTTGCTGGCTTAAGGTATGCTTTGGAAGTTTCAAAGCACGGCTCTGTTGCTATTATCACCAAAGCCGAGCCTCATGAGAGCAACACAAACTATGCACAAGGCGGTGTTAGTGCTGTTCTGTGTCCCTCGGATTCTGTAGAAAGTCACATGAAAGACACAATTGTTGCAGGTGCTTATCTGTGCGATGAAGAGACTGTGAGG ATAGTTTGCACAGAAGGCCCAGAGCGCGTCAAGGAACTAATTGCCATGGGTGCCTCATTTGACCATGGTGAAGATGGTAGGCTGCACCTTGCAAGGGAAGGTGGACATTCTCACAACAGAATTGTCCATTCTGCTGATATGACTGGAAGAGAGATTGAAAGAGCACTGCTGCAAGCAGTTGACAACGATGATAACATTTCTTTGTTTGGTCACCACTTCGCCATTGATCTATTGACATGTCAG AAAAATGGTGAAATCCATTGCTATGGAGCGGATTCGATAGACATCGAAACTCAGAAG GTAGTCCGTTTCATCTCAAAAGTAACGTTGCTTGCATCTGGAGGAGCTGGTCATATATATCCCACAACAACCAATCCACCG GTAGCTACTGGGGACGGAATTGCTATGTCTCACCGTGCTCAGGCTGTAATTTCCAATATGGA GTTTGTTCAGTTCCATCCAACTGCACTTTCAGATGAGGGCCTCCCAATAAAGCCAACCACAAAAAGAGAGAATGCATTTCTCATAACAGAAGCTGTCAGGGGGGATGGAGGAATCCTCTACAACCAGTCCATGGAGAGATTCATGCCGCTGTACGATGATCGCGCGGAGTTGGCGCCGAGGGATGTGGTTGCGAGGAGCATAGATGATCAGCTGAAGAAGCGGGGCGAGAACTACGTCCTCTTGGACATCAGCCACAAACCGAGAGACAAGGTTCTTGCTCACTTCCCCAACATCGCCGCCGAGTGCCTGCGTTACGGCCTGGACATCACCCGGCAGCCCATCCCCGTCGTGCCCGCGGCGCACTACATGTGCGGCGGCGTCCGGGCGGGGCTGCAGGGGGAGACGAACGTGAAGGGCCTGTACGTCGCCGGCGAGGTCGCCTGCACGGGGCTGCACGGCGCCAACCGGCTCGCGAGCAACTCGCTGCTGGAGGCCCTGGTCTTCGCCAGGAGGGCGGTGCAGCCGTCCATCGACCACATGGTGGACGCCGACGCCGGCGCGTCCCTCGCCGCTCGGTGGGCGCGCCCGACGCTCCCGTCGCCGTCGGCGCTCGGGGGCGGCGCGCTGTCGGACATCGTGTCGCGGACGCGGCAGACGAGGACGGAGCTGCAGACCGTGATGTGGGAGTACGTCGGCATCGTGCGGTCGACGGGGCGGCTGAAGCAGGCCGAGTGGAAGATCGGCGACCTGGAGTCGGAGTGGGAGGAGTTCCTGTTCCGGCGGGGGTGGACGCCGACCATGGTGGGGATCGAGGCCTGCGAGATGCGCAACCTCTTCTGCTGCGCCAAGCTCGTCGTCAAGAGCGCGCTGGCCAGGCGCGAGAGCCGCGGCCTCCACTTCACCGAGGACTTCCCGTACCTGGAGGAGAGCAGGAGGAAGCCCACGGTGATCTTCCCGGCCGCCGTCCAGGAGCTGACATGGAGCTCCAAGCCGCTGCAGAGGCAGCTGCAGTGCAAATAG
- the LOC112890152 gene encoding mitogen-activated protein kinase 13-like isoform X3 — protein sequence MEFFTEYGEASQFQIQEVIGKGSYGVVAAAIDTHTGERVAIKKIKDVFENVSDAARILREIKLLRLLRHPNIVQIKHIMLPPTRREFRDIYVVFELMESDLHQVIKANDNLTPEHHRFFLYQLLCALKYIHAAHVFHRDLKPRNILANSDSKLKICDFGLARASFNDSPSAIFWTDYVATRWYRAPELCGSFFSNYTPAIDIWSIGCIFAEVLTGTPLFPGRNVVHQLDLITDLLGTPSMESLSQICSDKARKYLIGMPRKPHIPFSHKFHNADPFALRLLERLLAFDPKDRPTAEEALADPYFRGLAKLECEPSAQPISKLDFEFEGRKLTKEDVREMIYREILEYHPQMLQEYIEGEEQIHFLYPSGVDRFQRQFAHLEETYRRGVASTPLRRQPTSLPRERVCSSEDGHNQDSGSEKGRAASYVARTTISPPRSQEEQHKHHQSSYHSGDSISCAKSYLKSAANISSSRRGIKGNKGPKENGISEDEKEEVVHELLDKVPRVLS from the exons ATGGAGTTCTTCACAGAGTATGGGGAGGCGAGCCAGTTTCAGATCCAAGAGGTCATTGGCAAGGGGAGCTATGGGGTAGTTGCTGCTGCAATTGATACTCACACTGGGGAGCGGGTTGCGATAAAAAAGATAAAGGATGTTTTTGAGAATGTCTCAGATGCTGCTCGCATTTTGCGGGAAATCAAGCTTCTTCGGCTGCTTCGCCACCCAAACATAGTCCAGATCAAACACATTATGTTGCCCCCTACCCGAAGGGAGTTCAGAGATATCTATGTTGTTTTTGAGCTCATGGAGTCTGACCTGCATCAAGTGATCAAAGCAAATGATAACCTGACTCCAGAGCATCACCGTTTTTTCTTGTACCAACTCCTTTGTGCTCTCAAGTACATCCATGCAG CCCATGTATTTCATCGTGATTTAAAGCCCAGGAACATACTGGCCAATTCAGACAGCAAATTAAAGATTTGTGACTTTGGACTTGCACGTGCATCATTTAATGACTCCCCTTCAGCTATCTTTTGGACA GATTATGTGGCTACAAGGTGGTACCGAGCTCCTGAATTATGTGGCTCCTTTTTCTCCAAT TACACCCCTGCAATTGATATTTGGAGTATAGGGTGCATATTTGCTGAAGTTCTCACTGGAACTCCATTATTTCCTGGGAGGAATGTTGTGCACCAACTAGATTTAATAACAGACCTCCTTGGAACACCATCAATGGAATCTTTATCCCAG ATTTGCAGTGACAAGGCCAGGAAATATTTAATTGGCATGCCGAGGAAGCCCCATATTCCCTTTTCTCATAAGTTCCATAACGCTGATCCTTTTGCTCTCCGCTTGCTAGAGCGTTTACTTGCATTTGACCCTAAAGATCGGCCTACTGCTGAAGAG GCTTTAGCTGATCCATATTTTAGAGGCCTTGCTAAATTAGAATGTGAGCCTTCAGCACAACCAATTTCAAAGCTTGACTTTGAATTTGAGGGAAGAAAACTAACAAAGGAAGATGTGAGAGAAATGATATATCGGGAG ATTTTGGAGTACCATCCACAGATGCTTCAGGAGTACATTGAAGGTGAAGAACAGATTCACTTCCTATACCCAAG TGGTGTTGATCGCTTCCAGCGACAGTTTGCTCATCTTGAGGAAACCTACAGAAGAGGAGTAGCGAGTACTCCGCTGCGGAGGCAGCCTACATCTTTGCCAAG GGAGAGAGTCTGTTCATCAGAAGATGGCCATAATCAGGACTCCGGCAGCGAAAAGGGAAGAGCAGCATCCTATGTTGCCCGAACAACCATAAGCCCCCCAAGATCACAAGAAGAGCAGCATAAGCATCATCAATCTTCCTATCACAGCGGCGATTCCATCTCCTGTGCAAAGAGCTATCTGAAGAGTGCTGCTAACATCAGTTCTTCTAGACGTGGCATCAAAGGGAATAAAGGCCCAAAG GAGAATGGAATCTCCGAGGACGAGAAAGAGGAGGTGGTTCATGAACTATTAGACAAGGTACCCAGGGTGCTCTCCTAG